Proteins encoded within one genomic window of Pseudomonas cannabina:
- a CDS encoding pilus assembly PilX family protein — protein sequence MNKTVRLNMTRTFPAKQRGMVLLVSLVFLLLLTLLGISSMQNATLQEKMAGRVMVRNQSFQMAEAALRIGESAIKNVGFSMEVCNSLVNCAPPTDFNAVQGKGPGSAGVTWVAVEGGGVYAIQNLGNTITPIKLPSVCSGTSTVTLYRITAVAPVSSQTAPRTVLESMYVNC from the coding sequence ATGAACAAGACCGTGCGCCTTAATATGACCCGGACCTTTCCCGCAAAGCAGCGCGGCATGGTGTTGCTGGTGAGTCTGGTGTTTCTGCTGCTGTTGACGCTGCTGGGTATTTCGTCGATGCAAAACGCCACGTTGCAGGAAAAGATGGCGGGCAGAGTCATGGTTCGTAACCAATCCTTCCAGATGGCTGAAGCGGCGTTGCGTATCGGTGAGTCCGCAATCAAAAACGTTGGCTTCTCAATGGAAGTGTGTAATTCCCTGGTCAATTGCGCGCCACCTACCGACTTCAATGCGGTACAAGGCAAAGGCCCAGGCAGTGCCGGTGTAACCTGGGTGGCGGTAGAGGGAGGGGGCGTATACGCTATTCAGAATCTGGGCAATACGATAACGCCGATCAAGCTGCCTTCCGTCTGTTCAGGTACAAGTACCGTGACGCTTTATCGGATTACAGCCGTTGCTCCCGTTTCCAGTCAGACCGCCCCGCGCACAGTGCTGGAGAGTATGTATGTCAACTGCTAA
- a CDS encoding PilW family protein, producing the protein MNKFSRGFGLVEIMVALVLGLVVSLGIIQIFTASRCTFQSQNAAARMQEDARFLLSKLVQEIRMTGMYGCLSFKDYMPVSPAITWPAAALDNPILWDNANNRLTLVTADIGTTGGSPTWTVISDCKMTTQLYAGTRAPAAGQTAFPLRQLVYTLNGTALNIQATTAGKSEPLLQNVSGLELFFGMAGNPMTYTQTITTANSGDIRSVRILLTLRDPDGRVQDQRYSVVAYLRNRF; encoded by the coding sequence ATGAACAAATTTTCCAGAGGCTTCGGGCTGGTTGAAATCATGGTGGCGCTGGTACTGGGGCTGGTCGTGAGCTTGGGTATCATCCAGATTTTCACCGCCTCCAGATGCACATTTCAGAGCCAGAACGCTGCCGCGCGCATGCAGGAAGATGCCCGTTTTCTGTTGAGCAAGCTGGTGCAGGAAATCAGGATGACCGGGATGTATGGCTGCCTGAGTTTCAAAGACTATATGCCCGTTTCGCCAGCAATCACCTGGCCCGCAGCGGCACTGGATAATCCGATCCTCTGGGATAACGCGAACAATAGACTGACGCTGGTAACCGCAGATATCGGCACCACTGGAGGGTCGCCGACCTGGACAGTCATTTCGGATTGCAAAATGACCACTCAGTTATACGCCGGCACGCGGGCCCCGGCTGCCGGGCAAACCGCTTTTCCTTTGCGGCAACTGGTTTACACACTGAATGGCACAGCCTTGAATATTCAGGCCACCACGGCAGGGAAGTCTGAACCGCTGCTGCAGAACGTGTCCGGGCTTGAGCTCTTTTTTGGTATGGCGGGCAACCCGATGACGTACACCCAGACCATTACCACCGCCAACTCTGGCGATATACGCAGTGTTCGCATCCTCTTGACGCTACGGGATCCGGACGGGCGCGTTCAGGACCAGCGGTACAGTGTCGTCGCCTACTTGCGTAACCGCTTTTGA
- the pilV gene encoding type IV pilus modification protein PilV, translating to MLYRTRHRQTGMTLIEVLVSVLILAIGLLGAAAIQLNALKYTDSSTMSSQASFIAYDMMDRIRANVDGNASANGTKNVLASYALANLDAAQAANLNDARVQDLFDFKTNITNFAGASGTASIVISDFTLVTITIGWSDTRAAGASNQATGGATGTPPPRSFVLASRIGLTP from the coding sequence ATGCTGTATAGAACCCGACATCGCCAGACCGGCATGACCCTGATCGAGGTACTGGTCTCGGTCTTGATCCTTGCCATTGGCTTGCTGGGAGCCGCCGCCATTCAGCTCAACGCGCTCAAATACACCGACAGCTCGACCATGAGCAGCCAGGCCAGCTTCATTGCCTACGACATGATGGACCGCATACGCGCCAATGTTGATGGCAATGCGAGTGCCAACGGTACCAAGAATGTGCTGGCGTCCTATGCGTTGGCGAATCTGGATGCCGCGCAAGCTGCCAACCTGAACGATGCCAGGGTGCAGGATCTGTTTGATTTCAAGACCAATATCACTAATTTTGCAGGCGCCAGCGGCACGGCCAGCATTGTGATCAGCGATTTTACGTTAGTGACCATTACCATTGGCTGGAGCGACACCCGCGCCGCCGGTGCGAGCAATCAGGCAACAGGAGGCGCGACGGGCACTCCGCCACCCCGGAGCTTCGTTCTGGCCTCGCGCATCGGGCTCACCCCATGA
- a CDS encoding GspH/FimT family pseudopilin, whose amino-acid sequence MRHIAKGFSLIELLVTVSLVGILAAIAIPNFTSSIQSNKADTEVSDLQRALNYARLEAINRGVTVRIAPTSGTAWTSELQVYLASDANKKALRTVAAMSSGAALVTAPNAAALDFNNLGGLIAPASAVIMTYTRGSTTKTVNICLTGRIVLGGSC is encoded by the coding sequence ATGCGTCATATAGCCAAGGGATTCAGCCTCATCGAATTGTTAGTCACTGTGTCCCTGGTGGGTATCCTGGCGGCTATCGCTATCCCGAATTTCACCAGTTCCATCCAGAGCAACAAGGCCGATACCGAAGTCAGCGATTTGCAGCGCGCGCTCAACTATGCACGACTTGAGGCGATAAACAGGGGAGTGACGGTGCGCATTGCGCCGACCAGCGGGACGGCATGGACCAGTGAGTTGCAGGTGTATCTTGCTTCTGATGCCAACAAGAAAGCACTTCGTACTGTGGCTGCAATGAGCAGCGGGGCAGCGTTGGTGACGGCCCCTAATGCAGCAGCACTTGATTTCAACAACCTTGGGGGACTTATTGCCCCGGCTTCGGCGGTCATCATGACCTACACCCGGGGCAGCACGACCAAAACCGTCAATATCTGTCTGACCGGACGGATCGTCCTTGGTGGAAGCTGCTGA
- a CDS encoding GspH/FimT family pseudopilin, producing the protein MKHAGFTLVELLIVVALIAILANIATPSFKELIESNRGLATAQELASGIRSARVAAITRNQIVTIHAIEQDWSNGWRIILDADGKGPDENDTLLIERANGGKTRVVGNQKVAGHLSFNGLGNLRNRTNGTLHVCASDQPASNYRVIVAPAGRVRIEDTKQEAALCG; encoded by the coding sequence ATGAAGCATGCAGGGTTCACACTGGTCGAATTACTCATCGTGGTTGCACTGATCGCCATTCTCGCCAACATCGCCACACCTTCTTTCAAGGAACTCATCGAATCCAATCGGGGACTCGCGACGGCTCAAGAGCTGGCCAGTGGCATCCGTTCAGCCAGAGTCGCCGCGATCACGCGCAATCAGATCGTGACGATCCATGCCATCGAGCAAGACTGGAGCAATGGCTGGCGGATCATACTCGACGCAGATGGCAAAGGGCCGGATGAAAACGATACGTTATTGATAGAACGCGCGAATGGCGGCAAGACACGCGTGGTCGGCAACCAGAAAGTTGCAGGGCACCTGAGCTTCAACGGTCTGGGCAACTTGCGCAACAGAACCAATGGCACGCTGCACGTATGTGCCAGCGATCAGCCGGCCAGCAACTACCGGGTGATCGTCGCGCCGGCTGGACGGGTCAGGATCGAAGACACAAAACAGGAAGCAGCCCTGTGTGGCTGA
- the ispH gene encoding 4-hydroxy-3-methylbut-2-enyl diphosphate reductase: MQIKLANPRGFCAGVDRAIEIVNRALEVFGPPIYVRHEVVHNKFVVEDLRSRGAIFVEELDQVPDDVIVIFSAHGVSQAVRTEAAGRGLKVFDATCPLVTKVHIEVARYSRDGRECILIGHAGHPEVEGTMGQYDAANGGAIYLVEDEDDVATLQVRNPDSLAFVTQTTLSMDDTSRVIDALRQRFPAIGGPRKDDICYATQNRQDAVKQLADECDVVLVVGSPNSSNSNRLRELAERMATPAYLIDGAEDMQQSWFDGVQHIGITAGASAPEVLVRGVIQQLHAWGATGADELAGREENITFSMPKELRVKSLL, encoded by the coding sequence ATGCAAATCAAACTCGCCAACCCCCGCGGCTTTTGTGCCGGTGTGGACCGCGCGATCGAAATCGTCAATCGCGCTCTGGAAGTGTTTGGTCCGCCGATCTACGTGCGACATGAAGTGGTACACAACAAATTTGTCGTCGAAGACCTGCGCTCTCGCGGCGCGATCTTCGTCGAAGAGCTGGACCAGGTGCCTGACGACGTCATCGTTATTTTCAGTGCCCACGGCGTTTCCCAGGCCGTGCGCACCGAGGCTGCCGGTCGTGGCCTGAAAGTCTTCGATGCCACCTGCCCGCTGGTCACCAAAGTGCATATCGAGGTCGCCCGCTACAGCCGTGATGGTCGCGAGTGCATCCTGATCGGCCACGCCGGTCACCCGGAAGTCGAAGGCACCATGGGCCAGTATGACGCCGCCAATGGCGGCGCGATCTATCTGGTCGAGGATGAAGACGACGTGGCGACGCTGCAGGTGCGCAACCCGGACTCGCTGGCGTTCGTGACCCAGACCACGCTGTCGATGGACGACACCAGCCGTGTTATCGATGCCTTGCGCCAGCGTTTCCCGGCGATTGGCGGGCCGCGCAAAGACGACATCTGCTACGCCACGCAAAACCGTCAGGACGCCGTCAAGCAACTGGCCGACGAGTGCGACGTGGTGCTGGTGGTGGGCAGCCCGAACAGCTCCAACTCCAACCGCCTGCGCGAGCTGGCTGAACGCATGGCCACCCCGGCGTACCTGATCGATGGTGCCGAGGACATGCAGCAAAGCTGGTTCGACGGCGTGCAGCATATCGGCATCACCGCGGGTGCATCGGCTCCGGAAGTGCTGGTGCGGGGTGTCATCCAGCAATTGCACGCCTGGGGTGCGACTGGCGCAGATGAACTGGCGGGCCGTGAAGAGAACATCACGTTCTCGATGCCCAAGGAGCTGCGGGTCAAGTCGCTGCTCTGA
- a CDS encoding FKBP-type peptidyl-prolyl cis-trans isomerase: MTEQTSTQGSAGELRISQNTQVTLHFALRLENGDTVDSTFEKAPATFKVGDGNLLPGFEAAIFGFKAGDRKTVQIPPENAFGQPNPQNVQIMPRSQFVGMELSEGLLVIFNDAANTELPGVVKAFDDEQVTIDFNHPLAGKTLSFEVEIFDVKAILAS, translated from the coding sequence ATGACTGAACAGACGTCGACCCAAGGCTCGGCAGGCGAACTGCGCATAAGCCAGAACACCCAGGTCACTTTGCACTTTGCCCTGCGTCTGGAAAACGGTGACACCGTCGACAGCACCTTCGAAAAGGCTCCGGCCACGTTCAAGGTCGGCGACGGCAATCTGCTGCCCGGCTTCGAAGCGGCGATTTTCGGTTTCAAGGCGGGTGACAGAAAAACCGTACAGATTCCGCCGGAAAACGCCTTTGGTCAGCCCAACCCACAAAACGTGCAGATCATGCCACGCTCGCAGTTCGTGGGTATGGAACTGTCCGAAGGGTTGCTGGTGATCTTCAATGACGCGGCCAACACCGAGTTACCCGGCGTGGTGAAAGCATTCGATGACGAGCAGGTCACCATCGACTTCAACCACCCGCTGGCGGGCAAGACCCTGAGCTTCGAAGTGGAAATCTTCGACGTGAAGGCGATTCTGGCTTCCTGA
- the lspA gene encoding signal peptidase II gives MPDTSLPNASFGRLAWLWLTVLIVVVDQVSKYYFENSLSLYQQIIVIPDYFSWTLAYNTGAAFSFLADGAGWQRWLFALIAIVVSAVLVVWLKRLGRDDTWLAIALALVLGGALGNLYDRVVLGHVIDFILVHWQNRWYFPAFNVADSAITVGAIMLALDMFKSKKTGETVND, from the coding sequence ATGCCTGACACATCGTTGCCTAACGCCTCGTTCGGCCGTCTTGCCTGGCTGTGGTTGACCGTGCTGATTGTGGTTGTCGACCAGGTCAGCAAGTATTACTTCGAGAACTCGCTGAGCCTCTATCAGCAGATTATCGTGATCCCGGACTACTTCAGTTGGACCCTGGCTTACAACACTGGGGCAGCCTTCAGTTTTCTGGCGGACGGTGCCGGATGGCAGCGTTGGCTGTTCGCCCTGATCGCGATTGTGGTCAGTGCGGTGCTGGTGGTCTGGCTCAAGCGTCTTGGTCGCGATGACACCTGGCTGGCCATCGCGCTGGCGCTGGTGCTGGGCGGCGCGCTGGGCAACCTGTACGACCGCGTGGTGTTGGGGCATGTGATCGACTTCATTCTGGTCCACTGGCAGAACCGCTGGTACTTCCCGGCCTTTAACGTCGCCGACAGTGCAATCACCGTCGGCGCGATCATGCTGGCGCTGGACATGTTCAAGAGCAAGAAAACCGGAGAGACCGTCAATGACTGA
- the ileS gene encoding isoleucine--tRNA ligase — translation MTDYKATLNLPDTAFPMKAGLPQREPQTLQRWDSIGLYQKLREIGKDRPKFVLHDGPPYANGTIHIGHAVNKILKDMILRSKTLAGFDAPYVPGWDCHGLPIEHKVEVTHGKNLSADRTRELCRAYAAEQIEGQKSEFIRLGVLGDWSNPYLTMNFANEAGEIRALAEMVKGGFVFKGLKPVNWCFDCGSALAEAEVEYQDKKSSTIDVAFPIADEAKLAAAFGLPSLGKPASIVIWTTTPWTIPANQALNVHPEFEYSLVDVGDKLLVLASELVESCLARYKLEGTVVATTTGQALELINFRHPFYDRLSPIYLAEYVELGAGTGIVHCSPAYGVDDFTICKQYGLSNDDIISPVQSNGVYVESLEFFGGQFIFKANQNIIDKLVEVGSLMDTETISHSYMHCWRHKSPLIYRATAQWFVGMDKQPESGETLRKRAVKAIEDTEFVPAWGQARLHSMIANRPDWCISRQRNWGVPIPFFLHKESGDLHPRTVELMEEVALRVEKEGIEAWFKLDASELLGDEAAKYDKISDTLDVWFDSGTTHWHVLRGSHPMGHDTGPRADLYLEGSDQHRGWFHSSLLTGCMLDDHAPYRELLTHGFVVDENGRKMSKSLNNVVAPQKVNDSLGADIMRLWVSATDYSGEMAVSDQILQRSADAYRRIRNTARFLLSNLSGFNPATDILPAEEMLALDRWAVDRTLLLQRELQEHYGEYRFWNVYSKIHNFCVQELGGFYLDIIKDRQYTTAADSTARRSCQTALFHISEALVRWIAPILAFTADELWQFLPGERNESVMLNTWYDGLSEMPADFDMDRAYWERIMAVKTSVNKEMENLRAAKAIGGNLQAEVTLYAEDSLVADLSKLSNELRFVLITSTASVAPFVSAPADAVVTEVAGLKLEVVKSSHAKCARCWHHREDVGVNPEHPEICGRCVDNISGAGEVRHYA, via the coding sequence ATGACTGATTATAAAGCCACGCTAAACCTTCCGGACACCGCCTTCCCTATGAAGGCCGGCCTGCCCCAGCGCGAGCCGCAAACTCTGCAGCGCTGGGACAGCATTGGCCTGTACCAGAAGCTGCGCGAGATTGGCAAGGATCGTCCCAAGTTCGTCCTGCACGACGGTCCTCCGTATGCCAACGGCACTATTCACATCGGTCATGCGGTCAACAAGATTCTCAAGGACATGATCCTGCGTTCCAAGACCCTGGCGGGCTTTGATGCCCCTTATGTGCCGGGATGGGACTGCCATGGTCTGCCGATCGAGCACAAGGTCGAAGTGACCCACGGCAAGAACCTCTCCGCCGATCGCACGCGCGAGCTGTGCCGCGCCTATGCGGCCGAGCAAATCGAAGGCCAGAAGTCTGAGTTCATCCGTCTGGGTGTGCTGGGCGACTGGAGCAATCCGTACCTGACCATGAACTTCGCCAATGAAGCCGGAGAAATCCGTGCGCTGGCCGAAATGGTCAAGGGCGGTTTCGTCTTCAAGGGTCTGAAGCCGGTCAACTGGTGCTTCGATTGCGGTTCGGCATTGGCTGAAGCTGAAGTCGAATACCAGGACAAGAAATCCTCGACCATCGATGTGGCGTTCCCGATTGCCGACGAGGCGAAGCTGGCCGCAGCCTTCGGTCTGCCGTCGCTGGGCAAGCCTGCGTCCATCGTCATCTGGACCACCACGCCGTGGACTATCCCCGCCAACCAGGCGCTGAACGTCCATCCCGAGTTCGAATACTCGCTGGTTGATGTCGGCGACAAACTGCTGGTGCTGGCCTCCGAGCTGGTTGAAAGCTGTCTGGCCCGTTACAAACTGGAAGGCACGGTCGTTGCGACCACCACCGGTCAGGCGCTGGAACTGATCAATTTCCGCCATCCGTTCTACGATCGCCTGTCGCCGATCTACCTGGCCGAATACGTCGAGCTGGGTGCGGGCACCGGTATTGTTCACTGCTCGCCTGCCTATGGCGTGGACGACTTCACAATCTGCAAGCAATACGGCCTGAGCAACGACGACATCATCAGCCCGGTGCAGAGCAACGGCGTGTATGTCGAGTCGCTGGAGTTCTTCGGTGGCCAGTTCATCTTCAAGGCCAACCAGAACATCATCGACAAGCTGGTCGAAGTCGGCAGCCTGATGGACACCGAAACCATCAGCCACAGCTACATGCATTGCTGGCGCCACAAGTCGCCCTTGATCTACCGCGCCACCGCGCAGTGGTTCGTCGGCATGGACAAGCAGCCTGAAAGCGGCGAAACCCTGCGCAAGCGCGCGGTCAAGGCCATCGAAGACACCGAGTTCGTACCGGCCTGGGGCCAGGCGCGCCTGCATTCGATGATCGCCAACCGCCCGGACTGGTGCATCTCGCGTCAACGCAACTGGGGCGTGCCGATTCCGTTCTTCCTGCACAAGGAAAGCGGCGACCTGCACCCACGCACCGTCGAGCTGATGGAAGAAGTGGCTCTGCGTGTCGAGAAAGAGGGCATTGAAGCCTGGTTCAAGCTGGACGCCAGCGAATTGCTGGGTGACGAGGCTGCCAAGTACGACAAGATCTCCGACACACTGGACGTCTGGTTCGACTCCGGCACCACGCACTGGCACGTATTGCGCGGCTCGCACCCGATGGGCCACGACACCGGCCCGCGTGCCGACCTGTACCTGGAAGGTTCCGACCAGCACCGCGGCTGGTTCCACTCGTCACTGCTGACCGGCTGCATGTTGGACGACCACGCACCGTATCGCGAACTGCTGACCCACGGCTTTGTGGTCGACGAGAACGGCCGCAAGATGTCCAAATCGCTGAACAACGTGGTCGCGCCGCAGAAGGTCAACGATTCGCTGGGCGCGGACATCATGCGCCTGTGGGTCTCGGCGACTGACTATTCGGGCGAAATGGCAGTTTCCGATCAGATCCTGCAGCGCAGCGCCGATGCCTATCGTCGTATCCGCAACACTGCACGCTTCCTGCTCTCGAACCTGTCGGGCTTCAACCCGGCGACCGACATCCTGCCAGCCGAAGAAATGCTCGCGCTGGATCGCTGGGCCGTGGACCGCACGCTGCTATTACAACGCGAGCTGCAAGAGCATTACGGCGAATACCGCTTCTGGAATGTGTATTCGAAGATCCACAACTTCTGCGTGCAGGAGCTGGGTGGCTTCTATCTGGACATCATCAAGGATCGCCAATACACCACGGCTGCCGACAGCACCGCGCGTCGCTCCTGCCAGACCGCGCTGTTCCATATCTCCGAAGCGCTGGTGCGCTGGATCGCGCCGATCCTGGCGTTCACCGCCGACGAGCTGTGGCAGTTCCTGCCGGGCGAGCGCAACGAATCGGTGATGCTCAACACCTGGTACGACGGCCTGAGCGAAATGCCGGCCGACTTCGACATGGACCGCGCTTACTGGGAGCGGATCATGGCGGTGAAGACCTCGGTCAACAAGGAAATGGAAAACCTGCGCGCGGCCAAGGCCATCGGTGGCAATCTGCAGGCCGAAGTGACCCTGTACGCAGAAGATTCGCTGGTCGCTGATCTGTCGAAACTGAGCAACGAGCTGCGCTTCGTGTTGATCACCTCGACCGCCAGCGTGGCACCGTTCGTATCGGCTCCGGCGGATGCGGTGGTCACCGAAGTCGCGGGTCTGAAGCTGGAAGTGGTCAAGTCTAGCCACGCCAAGTGTGCCCGTTGCTGGCATCACCGCGAGGATGTCGGCGTGAACCCTGAGCATCCGGAAATCTGCGGCCGTTGCGTAGACAACATCAGCGGTGCGGGCGAGGTGCGTCACTATGCCTGA
- the ribF gene encoding bifunctional riboflavin kinase/FAD synthetase, producing MQLVRGLHNLRPEHRGCVATIGNFDGVHRGHQAILARLRERAVELGLPSCVVIFEPQPREFFAPETAPARLARLRDKLELLGAEGVDRVLCLSFNQRLCKLSAASFVETVLIDGLGVQHLEVGDDFRFGYDRVGDFDFLQQAGTTYGFTVEAAQTVEIDGIRVSSTKVRKALAAADFALAERMLGRPFLITGRVLHGQKLARQLGTPTANVQLKRRRVPLSGVYLVSMDIDGKAWPGVANIGVRPTVAGDGSAHLEVHLLDFAGDLYGRRLTVAFHHKLRDEQRFASLEALKTAINADVAAARAHWHG from the coding sequence ATGCAGCTGGTTAGAGGCCTTCACAACCTGCGCCCCGAACATCGGGGCTGCGTCGCCACGATTGGCAATTTCGACGGTGTTCACCGCGGCCACCAGGCTATCCTGGCGCGTTTGCGCGAGCGTGCCGTCGAATTGGGGTTGCCCAGCTGCGTGGTGATTTTCGAACCGCAGCCGCGCGAGTTCTTTGCCCCGGAGACGGCGCCGGCACGTCTGGCGCGTTTGCGCGACAAGCTTGAACTGCTGGGTGCGGAGGGCGTCGACCGGGTATTGTGTCTGTCCTTCAATCAGCGCCTCTGCAAACTCAGCGCCGCCAGCTTCGTCGAGACGGTACTGATCGACGGGCTCGGCGTGCAGCACCTTGAAGTGGGCGATGACTTTCGTTTTGGCTACGACCGGGTCGGTGATTTCGATTTTCTGCAGCAGGCCGGCACGACGTATGGTTTTACCGTAGAAGCGGCGCAGACCGTTGAAATCGATGGCATCCGGGTCAGCAGCACCAAAGTGCGTAAAGCCCTGGCTGCAGCGGACTTTGCCCTGGCCGAGCGTATGCTGGGGCGTCCGTTCCTGATTACCGGGCGGGTGTTACATGGCCAGAAGCTGGCGCGGCAACTGGGTACGCCCACCGCCAACGTGCAACTCAAGCGTCGTCGTGTGCCGTTGAGCGGGGTTTATCTGGTCAGCATGGACATCGACGGCAAGGCCTGGCCGGGAGTCGCCAACATCGGCGTGCGCCCGACCGTGGCAGGTGATGGCAGTGCCCACCTTGAAGTGCATCTTCTGGATTTTGCCGGCGATCTTTACGGTCGGCGTTTAACGGTGGCTTTCCACCACAAGCTGCGTGATGAGCAGCGTTTCGCCTCACTGGAGGCGCTCAAGACGGCGATCAATGCGGACGTCGCCGCCGCCCGTGCCCATTGGCATGGCTAA
- the murJ gene encoding murein biosynthesis integral membrane protein MurJ, producing the protein MNLLKSLAAVSSITMVSRVLGFIRDTIIARTFGAGMATDAFFIAFKLPNLLRRIFAEGAFSQAFVPILAEYKSQQGEEATRTFVAYVTGLLTLALALVTLLGVIFAPWVIWATAPGFVDTPEKFALTSDLLRVTFPYILLISLSSMAGAILNTWNRFSVPAFVPTLLNVSMIFFALFLTPYFDPPVMALGWAVLVGGLLQLLYQLPHLKKIGMLVLPRLNLRDAGVWRVMKQMLPAILGVSVSQISLIINTIFASFLVAGSVSWMYYADRLMELPSGVLGVALGTILLPILSKTYAQRDRQEYSRILDWGLRLCFVLVLPCTLALGLLAEPLTVSLFQYGKFDALDSAMTQRALVAYSVGLLGIILIKVLAPGFYAQQNIRTPVKIAIFTLIVTQLLNLVFIVPLQHAGLALAISVGACINAGLLFWQLRKQQLFQPQPGWTKFLFKLMIAVAVMSAVLLGLMHFMPAWGEGQMLERFVRLGALVAAGVVTYFAMLLLLGFRLRDFARKAVM; encoded by the coding sequence ATGAATCTACTCAAGTCACTTGCCGCCGTCAGCTCTATCACCATGGTTTCCCGGGTGTTGGGCTTCATCCGTGACACCATCATTGCACGCACTTTTGGCGCCGGAATGGCAACGGATGCGTTCTTTATTGCCTTCAAACTGCCCAACCTGCTGCGCCGAATCTTTGCTGAAGGGGCTTTTTCCCAGGCCTTCGTGCCGATTCTGGCTGAATACAAAAGCCAGCAAGGCGAGGAGGCGACCCGCACGTTTGTCGCTTACGTAACCGGGTTGCTGACGCTGGCGCTGGCGCTGGTCACGCTGCTGGGGGTGATTTTCGCGCCCTGGGTGATCTGGGCGACCGCGCCCGGCTTTGTCGATACGCCGGAGAAATTCGCCCTGACCTCCGATCTGCTACGCGTGACCTTTCCTTATATATTGCTGATCTCGCTGTCTTCGATGGCCGGGGCGATCCTCAACACCTGGAACCGTTTCTCGGTGCCCGCGTTCGTGCCGACCCTGCTCAACGTCAGCATGATCTTTTTCGCGCTGTTCCTGACGCCGTACTTCGACCCACCGGTCATGGCGCTCGGCTGGGCAGTGCTGGTTGGCGGCCTGTTACAGTTACTTTATCAACTGCCGCACCTGAAAAAGATCGGCATGCTGGTGCTGCCGCGTCTCAATCTGCGCGATGCCGGCGTCTGGCGAGTGATGAAACAGATGCTGCCCGCCATCCTGGGCGTTTCGGTCAGCCAGATTTCGCTGATCATCAACACCATATTTGCCTCGTTCCTCGTCGCCGGTTCGGTGTCGTGGATGTATTACGCCGACCGCCTGATGGAATTGCCGTCCGGGGTGCTGGGCGTTGCACTGGGCACGATTCTGTTGCCGATCCTGTCCAAAACCTACGCGCAACGGGATCGTCAGGAGTATTCGCGAATTCTCGACTGGGGTCTGCGCCTGTGCTTCGTGCTGGTTCTGCCCTGCACGCTGGCGCTGGGGTTACTCGCCGAGCCGTTGACCGTTTCGCTGTTTCAGTACGGCAAGTTCGATGCGCTGGACTCGGCCATGACTCAGCGTGCGCTGGTCGCCTATTCGGTTGGTTTGCTGGGGATCATCCTGATCAAGGTGCTGGCGCCCGGCTTTTATGCGCAACAAAATATCCGCACCCCGGTGAAAATCGCGATCTTCACCCTCATAGTGACTCAACTGTTGAACCTTGTGTTCATAGTGCCGTTGCAGCATGCCGGTCTGGCGCTGGCCATCAGCGTGGGGGCATGCATCAATGCCGGGCTGCTGTTCTGGCAGCTGCGCAAGCAGCAGTTGTTTCAGCCGCAGCCTGGCTGGACGAAGTTTCTGTTCAAGCTGATGATTGCCGTCGCGGTGATGTCGGCTGTGCTGCTGGGGCTGATGCATTTCATGCCGGCGTGGGGTGAGGGGCAAATGCTGGAACGTTTTGTGCGGCTCGGTGCGTTGGTGGCCGCGGGCGTGGTGACCTATTTTGCAATGCTTCTGTTGCTCGGCTTCCGGCTCAGGGATTTTGCCCGCAAAGCGGTCATGTAG
- the rpsT gene encoding 30S ribosomal protein S20, whose product MANTPSAKKRAKQAEKRRSHNASLRSMVRTYIKNVVKAIDAKDAEKAQAAYVLAVPVIDRMADKGIIHKNKAARHKGRLNGHIKALSLAAAA is encoded by the coding sequence GTGGCCAACACACCTTCCGCCAAAAAACGTGCAAAACAGGCTGAGAAGCGTCGCAGCCACAACGCCAGCCTGCGTTCCATGGTTCGTACCTACATCAAGAATGTGGTAAAAGCCATTGACGCAAAAGACGCAGAAAAAGCGCAAGCCGCTTATGTTCTGGCAGTGCCTGTTATCGACCGTATGGCCGATAAAGGCATCATCCACAAGAACAAAGCTGCTCGCCATAAAGGTCGTCTGAACGGTCACATCAAGGCCCTGAGCCTTGCTGCTGCAGCCTAA